The Ciona intestinalis unplaced genomic scaffold, KH HT001213.1, whole genome shotgun sequence DNA window TTAAGAGTTCCGACCTTCCcccttaaacatttttttgtaaaaaaagattcctttaatttttttttcttatattgaAACCCCGACACTTTTTTCTGGCTGCATCACTGGTTGTAATGTGGCAATAAAATCCGCCACTTCTGTGGCATGCCATAATATATACTGTTGATGCCAGGCAcattatacttgtatttttgcTCTTTCCGCAAAAAGTAATGACATGTTGAgttagaaaatatatatagtagtgtgggaaagatgggacaccttttcattctgtttcttgtcccatttggtaataaacaaagaacattcaaaggattatcaaaccgtatcctcacgactactacagaccattgttaattgtttaaaacttgttcaggatatttagaaattatgtgctaagagTGTCCTGtgttccccaaccctactgtataataatacagaacacttCTGTTGTTACATTATGTTAATAACGATGAATAAACCTGAGTCTAGTAACATGGACATGacatttgtttacaaatgAGTATACCTACTATGACACCAGGGCATACAAAATCAAAGATGCAAACATCAATATTTCATGTTCCACCCTACTGACAGCATATATGATAACGCACTGTGCATACTATGAACAATATTGCACGatatttgtttaccacaaagCAGATGTTGCATGACAGCATAATTACAGGATCTGGCTCATATCATTTAAACTGTTCggacaataaaacaaaacagaacttAATTCATCGCAcaatatgaaaattttaaagcgTATTACGTTTGTAATACGTTTAACCCAAAAATTAAATGCCCTTTAATGTTATTacgtttttaacaaataccaGCACTCACAAATCTAGTTACTTGTACCACATTACATCACATAACCAATCAAGGccaaataaaactataaaatcaATTGAAAGTGCAATCAAGTTAATGTGGGATAACAATGGGCAATAAACCCTTGTAATCAAAATACAATTGTGGATTTGCAGACAATATAATAGAACTGTGGATTCATCTAAACCAaaggtttacattttttttattttttatatagagtGCTAACGTTGATTTTTAAAGAAGGGGGACCAGCGATACCATAGTTTTTACATAGAACGTCATACAATAAGAACCAACAAATTTAACAAGCTAATAAAATCAAAGTCAGTGGCCTATAGCAATTGAAGTGAAATACCTAGCTCCTAGCATTTAATTCAATGAATGTGACCATACACATTGATAACCTTACACCGAGCAAGCAATTCCTTGCATTAGGAACGTCTGATTATTAAAAGTCAATTGatataaattgaaaaatgcaCACTCAGTGTGGTAATCACAGTAAAATACATAGCATTCAATAAGTACACAGCATGTGTGCTACAGTACCTTCCATAGAGTAAGTGGTTCCTTGCATTATCAACTACTGATTATTAAAAGTCAATTAATGCAAATTACAGTCAACAAAGCAATTAGCCAATTGTGAAATATATAGCATTCATAAGTGTCCTCATATATCACAACACTATACCATAAATATCCTACATTAAGTAGGCTACCTTACATAAAGTACAAAGTTCTTTGCGTTAGGAACTAAGGATTTTACAAAAAGTCAACTCAACAAAACATTTAGAGCAAGTTACCTAGCATGAAAGTAGTGTCCCACAAGTGTGGTACATTTCCCTGGATTAAAAACCATAGATAAAACAGAACCACACATTAAGTTTAACGATTATTAAAAGTCAATTAATGCAAATTACAAACAGTCAATATAGCAATTAGAGTAAAAAACCTCGCACTCATAAATGACCTCATATATTGACAACAAGTGTGGTGTAGTACCTTAGatacaattaacaaatatatactgGTTATTAAAAGTCaatttaactaaattaaaaagtcaaaGTAAATAACAAAAGTAGCAATTCTAGTAAAATAGCTAGCCTTCAATAAGTAACTAACTATACCATAAATTAACACAAGCGCTTTACACTACCCTACATTGAAAAGTTGTGAGATCCATACATACAGAGATACAGTTCCAATTAAtggaaattacaaaaaaaatataaaaaagtcaaCTGAACATAGCAATTCGAGTAAAATAGCTCgcttttaataaataactatATATTCCAGTAAGTACTACAAGTGTGCTACACCACCATATATTATGAACTACTAAGTATTACAAGTCAATACGTTAAATAAGTGACCTCACCTACATATCCTGGAGTACCACAAGCAGTTTTCAACATTTGCCCCTCAACTTCAACTTTTGATAATCCGAAATCGCTGATCATTATCTTGGAATCGTCAGCAGTGCTGTGGTACAGCAGGTTTTCTGGCtgaaaaataatgaatgtcAATATTGCAAATATTGTTAAGCTTTGGAAATTGCTACTAATATACAGTAAACAATATCGAGCCAAACTAATGGTTTACCAATGggaaagaaatatatatttgggtATCTGTTAACACCTATCACAAGACCAAAGGTATTCAGGAATTAACCAGTTGTTTTGCTGTGTTTACAATATTATCTATACATGGTTTATTCCATAAGCCATAGCTTGttaatatgttataacaactgcttttttgcattttttcgtttttgttctaaaatagacaaataaaagttatagaTGTGCAGACAGACATTATAACAGTGTGTAATATTGGGAAGATGAATTAGTAACAGTAAATATTAATCTATTTACAGCCAAGatcatttgtttacattatgtaAATGGTTAACGTACGAGAGCATCAAAGTTTTACACGGAACATGCTTGTGGGCATGTTTAATCATTACTTTCCGCAGCATAATTTGTACCTTTAGGTCTCTATGCACTATATCTTTACTATGCAAATAATCAATTGCATCTAAAATTTGTGATATTAAATGGCTTGCATCCTTTTCCGTGTAACTTCCTTTTTCAACAATTCGGTCGAATAATTCTCCACCGGAGACTCTGtagaaaaataagaaaatatgattaacaaacataactatatatcctgtcttttcgtttaaaatatttctaaatcttcgctactgtaatcgaatagacaaataaaagttattattatattttatatatattttaatgtaaccaaaaggtgttttaatatttttaattcagaCGGTTTATATAGAAGTGTTTCATGTATAtagattttacttttatatttacgtttgtttaatttttgttttttttttatgtacattttatacattttaactgtaagcataaAGTGTTTTGAGCtagattttaatttaaggTAGCCTTTAGTGTTTTACGTACattttttgttctaaaaattTGACTAATTAATTAGTATGTGGTAATATGGATGGTTTAAAACCTGTCTAGCTGACTATTTACAATGAGTCATGAGATAGACAAAGCTTACTGACATATCAAGTCACGGAGAGGTTACCACACTCGCATTTGGAGCCAACACATGAAATAATACTCTTGAATAAAACATGCAACGCACAGTAGAGCAGTTAAATGTTGGCAATGACAGCCATAAGGAAAGTAAAACCttggttttatatttgatttttatactTTGTGTGCTCTTGTggataaattatttttttaaatctgggTGCTGATAACAGTTGAATTAATTACTGacaatgcaatttaaaaatctgaatatttttaacattttaaaatcgcCGGAGACAGGttctgaatatttaaaaattacatctGTTTTGTCAAAACACATTAAACGATGGTAAAAAACGAAATTAGTAAATTGCACCGAACAACaatctatataaatattcttttagcggctcatctggtataaaaacaactttccctgatgaagtcaTGACAAATGGCAGACGAAATGTCAGAAATACACCaggtttttataccagatgagctgctaaaagattatttacactatgcctggtagcaacagcaacaaaaatattctatattataaatatatatattataaaaaacagaaaaattaatAGTAACTGTTAACACCTATTACAAGACCAAAGGTATTCAGGAATTAACCAGTTGTTTTGCTGtgtttacaataatatttatacatggTTTATTCCAGACGAAATGTCAGTAATTTAGTATTACTTACAGTTNNNNNNNNNNNNNNNNNNNNNNNNNNNNNNNNNNNNNNNNNNNNNNNNNNAAACAGATTAAACgatggtaaaaaacaaaattagtaAATTGCACCGAACAACaatctatataaatattcttttagcggctcatctggtataaaaacaactttccctgatgaagtcaTGACAAATGGCAGACGAAATGTCAGAAATACACCaggtttttataccagatgatctgctaaaagattatttacattatgcctggtagcaacagcaacaaaaatattctatattataaaaaaccgAAAAATTAATAGTAATTTAGTATTACTTACAGTTGCATAACTAAGTAGAGATGAGATGGATTGTCGTAGATCTCGAGCAATTCCACAATATTgcaatgttttaaactgttcaaataacgaaaaacaatttaacaaaattatggTTAAATAGaagattttatatatatattttacattttatcatttagttaaaatgctactaactgtacattttaagattttagCATGTTTTGCAGCTccttttgcaaatatttatttagttttatatatatatatatatatatgtattaatatatttataatatatatatttatatataataacatattttttatgtatctCTCTGGAAAAAATAGCGGAAAGCCATGAATCATATTATGGAAAAAACATCGAAGAGTATAGGATcaataaataactaaaatatttcgtcaaagtaaaaccaaagtagcttatgtcacattttttcaaaagtttcttttttacaattttgcatTCTGTTGGACATAAGACACACTTTGGTAATGTTTGAGCAAAACTCAAAACTTAAAAGTGTGATATAAGatttacaaaaacacacacaataaGAATATACCTTCTTAAAACTGAAATTTCATTATTAATACTATCTTCTTTCCCTTTAATCAGTTTCCTTGGTATGCATTTTATGGCGACCCTGTTACCACTTTTTCTGTTTTCCGCAAGAAATACTTTAGAAAAAGCACCTCTGAAATAGTAGTAAGTTTTGATAAAATGgatatttgtgttgtttgtgttttacaattaCTTTTTCTGCCGAGTTCTtctaaaaaatctttaaaattgaTGCATCAAAATTACAATAATTGCAAAAGTTTTTAGCATTGTttgcaattatttaaataatcgAAATCTTATTAAAAACCCGGATATACGAttgaaacaacataaaacaaatttttttatcgTAAAAACTATTGATTTAACGgaaaaaataaaccacataCGTTCCGAGCACTTCTTTTAAGTCAAACTTTGTCCGAATATCCACTTTATTGGCGTCCGAAGCCATTTTACcataaacagtttataaagATAAATTTTTCCACTTTAAATTTGCATGTCGTTAACATAAAacctaaaaactaaaaaaaagattttttttatggatttttaagttatatatataaacctttttttacaatatatactaATAGTTTTTGTGTAAGCTCTGTGCATCTACATAAAACATCGTATAGACTTGAGGacaattaaatatttaggcgtcttttattataaaaaacacacGTAACTTTAGCATTACATTTGATCATACCATTGATAACAGAATATAGACAGATAATACACCTGTTGCTATTACCCAATCCTACCAATCGCTAACATGATCTAACTATTGTTCCTATATTTAACTTGTACCTGCGTATACTTTGACCGATCTGTGCGATATATGTACTCGATTGACAGGTATTAGTNNNNNNNNNNNNNNNNNNNNNNNNNNNNNNNNNNNNNNNNNNNNNNNNNNGTTGCTATTACCCAATCCTACCAATCGCTAACATGATCTAACTATGTTCCTCTGAGAATATTTGACGACATCTGagaatatttaacttttacctgCGTTACCTGCGTATACTTTGACCGATCTGTGCGATATATGTACTCGATTGACAGCTATTAGTCAGAATATGTATATTGTCTGTTACAAATGATGTAATAGATAAGCTGTCTGCGTTAATTCTTCGCATACATGTACAGTGGGTAATTACACACGCAATACATTTCCGGTCCAACCGCTGGTTATACCGTTTTTATACAAACCTATATCAAGCTAAATGTGCACACTAGACACACGGTCACTTTACGTCCCAAGTGTGGCAACCACACGAAAATGGAATATGAGAGAAGtcgtaaaaatgaaaaaggcGATTAGGTTTGTCCTACTTTTTTTCAGCTTCTCTCGTATTTCCCTTTTAATATTAACGTGCTTTGttaccattttaaaattaaagattcTTTGCCATCAGGATTTGTTACGCTGCCAATTTACAATTATATAAAGGGCAATTTTGCAGGTATTTATATAATcagcaacaaataaataatatagagGCCCTTAACactaactcagtggtcactaataggttgccTA harbors:
- the cam-k gene encoding calmodulin-dependent protein kinase homologue isoform X1, whose product is MASDANKVDIRTKFDLKEVLGTGAFSKVFLAENRKSGNRVAIKCIPRKLIKGKEDSINNEISVLRSLKHCNIVELLEIYDNPSHLYLVMQLVSGGELFDRIVEKGSYTEKDASHLISQILDAIDYLHSKDIVHRDLKPENLLYHSTADDSKIMISDFGLSKVEVEGQMLKTACGTPGYVAPEVLKQKPYGKEVDVWSIGVIAYILLCGYPPFYDENDQKLFEQIMKAEYEFDSPYWDDISQSAKTFISRLMHKNPHQRYTCKQALNDPWIAGDAAGSKDIHGHVSQNIKKNFARNKWRQAINVATATARMKKLNLATQTLKNST
- the cam-k gene encoding calmodulin-dependent protein kinase homologue (The RefSeq protein has 1 substitution compared to this genomic sequence); this translates as MASDANKVDIRTKFDLKEVLGTGAFSKVFLAENRKSGNRVAIKCIPRKLIKGKEDSINNEISVLRSLKHCNIVELLEIYDNPSHLYLVMQLVSGGELFDRIVEKGSYTEKDASHLISQILDAIDYLHSKDIVHRDLKPENLLYHSTAEDSKIMISDFGLSKVEVEGQMLKTACGTPGYVAPEVLKQKPYGKEVDVWSIGVIAYILLCGYPPFYDENDQKLFEQIMKAEYEFDSPYWDDISQSAKTFISRLMHKNPHQRYTCKQALNDPWIAGDAAGSKDIHGHVSQNIKKNFARNKWRQAINVATATARMKKLNLATQTLKNST